Proteins from a genomic interval of Aureimonas sp. AU20:
- the rpoC gene encoding DNA-directed RNA polymerase subunit beta', protein MNQEVMNLFNPQVQAQTFDSIRISIASPEKILSWSFGEIKKPETINYRTFKPERDGLFCARIFGPIKDYECLCGKYKRMKYKGIICEKCGVEVTLSRVRRERMGHIELAAPVAHIWFLKSLPSRIGTLLDMTLKDIERVLYFENYIVTEPGLTALKEHQLLSEEEYLIAVDEYGEDSFTALIGAEAIQELLASMDLERIAGDLREELATTTSELKTKKLMKRLKIVENFLESGNRPEWMIMSVIPVIPPDLRPLVPLDGGRFATSDLNDLYRRVINRNNRLKRLIELRAPGIIIRNEKRMLQEAVDALFDNGRRGRVITGANKRPLKSLSDMLKGKQGRFRQNLLGKRVDYSGRSVIVTGPSLKLHQCGLPKKMALELFKPFIYARLDAKGFSSTVKQAKKLVEKERPEVWDILDEVIREHPVLLNRAPTLHRLGIQAFEPVLIEGKAIQLHPLVCTAFNADFDGDQMAVHVPLSIEAQLEARVLMMSTNNILHPANGLPIIVPSQDMVLGLYYLSIMNENEPGQGMAFADFGELEHAVASKAVTLHTKIRGRVRSIDKDGNPTSKIYETTPGRMLIGQLLPKTHKITFDIANDLMTKKNISKMIDTVYRHCGQKDTVIFCDRIMQLGFKHACLAGISFGKDDMVIPETKPKLIGETQALAKEYEQQYNDGLITQGEKYNKVVDAWAKCTDKIADEMMSRIRAVEFDEETGRQKPMNSIYMMSHSGARGSPTQMRQLGAMRGLMTKPSGEIIETPIISNFKEGLTVLEYFNSTHGARKGLADTALKTANSGYLTRRLVDVAQDCIITQTDCGTPNGLTMQPIVDAGQVVATLGQRILGRTVLEDILHPVTGDVLVKGGITVEERDVDIIEKAGVQSVKIRSALTCEVRTGICAVCYGRDLARGTPVNMGEAVGVIAAQSIGEPGTQLTMRTFHMGGTAQVVDQSFLEASYEGSVQIRNRNVVRDSEGRLVAMGRNMAILILDPSGKERASHRVTYGSRIFVDDGDQVRRGQRIAEWDPYTRPVLTEMDGVIEFEDLVEGLSVLEQADESTGITKRQVIDWRANPRGSDLKPAIVIRKEDGTIAKLQRGTDARYLLSVDAILSVEPGAKVRAGDVLSRIPMESAKTKDITGGLPRVAELFEARRPKDNAIIAEIDGTVRFGRDYKNKRRIIIEPHEDGIEPVEYLIPKGKPFHLQEGDVIEKGDHILDGNPAPHDILAIRGVEALASYLVNEIQEVYRLQGVLINDKHIEVIVRQMLQKVEIVESGDSGYIPGDNVDRIELAEVNERLEEEGKKPASGNPVLLGITKASLQTPSFISAASFQETTRVLTEAAVAGKMDTLQGLKENVIVGRLIPAGTGGMMTQVRRIASSRDDLIIDDRRKASTSPNAERLLTNLTNAAE, encoded by the coding sequence ATGAACCAAGAGGTTATGAATCTCTTCAATCCTCAGGTGCAGGCGCAGACGTTCGACTCGATCCGGATCTCGATCGCGAGCCCGGAGAAGATTCTTTCGTGGTCCTTCGGCGAGATCAAGAAGCCGGAAACCATCAACTACCGGACCTTCAAGCCCGAGCGCGACGGCCTGTTCTGCGCGCGCATCTTCGGGCCGATCAAGGACTACGAGTGCTTGTGCGGCAAGTACAAGCGCATGAAGTACAAGGGCATCATCTGCGAGAAGTGCGGCGTCGAGGTCACGCTCTCGCGCGTGCGGCGCGAGCGCATGGGCCATATCGAACTGGCCGCGCCGGTCGCTCACATCTGGTTCCTGAAGTCGCTCCCGAGCCGCATCGGCACGCTGCTCGACATGACGCTGAAGGACATCGAGCGGGTTCTCTATTTCGAGAACTACATTGTCACCGAACCTGGTCTCACCGCCCTGAAGGAGCATCAGCTCCTGTCGGAGGAGGAGTACCTCATCGCGGTGGACGAATATGGCGAGGATAGCTTCACTGCGCTGATCGGCGCCGAGGCGATCCAGGAGCTTCTGGCCTCGATGGATCTCGAGCGGATCGCTGGCGATCTGCGCGAGGAGCTTGCGACGACGACGTCCGAGCTCAAGACCAAGAAGCTCATGAAGCGTCTCAAGATCGTTGAGAACTTCCTCGAGTCGGGTAACCGACCCGAGTGGATGATCATGAGCGTCATTCCGGTGATCCCGCCGGATCTGCGCCCGCTCGTCCCGCTGGACGGCGGCCGTTTCGCCACGTCCGATCTGAACGATCTCTACCGCCGCGTCATCAACCGCAACAACCGCCTCAAGCGGCTGATCGAGCTGCGCGCGCCGGGCATCATCATCCGCAACGAGAAGCGCATGCTTCAGGAAGCGGTGGATGCGCTGTTCGACAACGGCCGTCGTGGCCGCGTCATCACGGGCGCCAACAAGCGTCCGCTGAAGTCGCTGTCCGACATGCTGAAGGGCAAGCAGGGCCGCTTCCGCCAGAACCTGCTGGGCAAGCGAGTCGACTATTCCGGCCGTTCGGTCATCGTGACCGGCCCGAGCCTGAAGCTGCACCAGTGCGGCCTGCCGAAAAAGATGGCGCTCGAGCTCTTCAAGCCCTTTATCTACGCGCGCCTCGACGCCAAGGGCTTCTCCTCCACGGTGAAGCAGGCCAAGAAGCTGGTCGAAAAGGAGCGTCCGGAAGTCTGGGACATCCTGGACGAGGTCATTCGCGAGCACCCGGTTCTTCTGAACCGCGCGCCGACGTTGCACCGTCTGGGCATCCAGGCCTTCGAGCCGGTGCTGATCGAAGGCAAGGCGATTCAGCTTCACCCGCTGGTCTGCACGGCCTTCAACGCGGACTTCGACGGCGACCAGATGGCGGTCCATGTGCCGCTCTCGATCGAGGCGCAGCTCGAAGCGCGCGTCCTGATGATGTCGACCAACAACATCCTGCATCCGGCGAACGGTCTTCCGATCATCGTGCCGTCGCAGGACATGGTGCTCGGCCTCTATTATCTCTCGATCATGAACGAGAACGAGCCGGGTCAGGGCATGGCCTTCGCCGATTTCGGGGAGCTCGAGCACGCCGTCGCCTCCAAGGCGGTGACGCTGCACACGAAGATCCGCGGCCGCGTGCGTTCGATCGATAAGGATGGAAATCCCACCTCGAAGATCTACGAGACGACTCCCGGTCGCATGCTGATCGGGCAGCTTCTGCCCAAGACGCACAAGATCACCTTCGACATCGCCAACGACCTGATGACGAAGAAGAACATCTCCAAGATGATCGACACCGTCTACCGCCACTGCGGTCAGAAGGACACGGTGATCTTCTGCGACCGCATCATGCAGCTTGGCTTCAAGCATGCCTGCCTCGCCGGTATCTCCTTCGGCAAGGACGACATGGTCATTCCGGAGACCAAGCCGAAGTTGATCGGCGAGACGCAGGCGCTCGCGAAGGAATACGAGCAGCAGTACAATGACGGCCTGATCACCCAGGGCGAGAAGTACAACAAAGTCGTCGACGCCTGGGCCAAGTGCACGGACAAGATCGCCGACGAGATGATGAGCCGCATCCGCGCGGTGGAGTTCGACGAGGAGACCGGCCGTCAGAAGCCGATGAACTCCATCTACATGATGTCGCACTCCGGCGCCCGCGGCTCGCCCACGCAGATGCGCCAGCTCGGCGCGATGCGCGGCCTGATGACCAAGCCTTCGGGCGAGATCATCGAGACGCCGATCATCTCGAACTTCAAGGAAGGCCTCACGGTTCTCGAGTACTTCAACTCCACCCACGGCGCCCGCAAGGGTCTCGCGGACACGGCGCTGAAGACCGCGAATTCGGGCTATCTGACCCGTCGTCTGGTCGACGTGGCGCAGGACTGCATCATCACGCAGACCGATTGCGGCACGCCGAACGGCCTGACCATGCAGCCCATCGTGGACGCCGGTCAGGTGGTGGCGACGCTCGGCCAGCGCATTCTCGGCCGCACGGTGCTGGAGGATATCCTCCATCCCGTCACTGGTGACGTGCTCGTGAAGGGCGGCATCACGGTCGAGGAACGCGACGTCGACATCATCGAGAAGGCTGGCGTGCAGTCGGTGAAAATCCGCTCGGCGCTGACCTGCGAGGTGCGCACCGGCATCTGCGCCGTCTGCTACGGTCGCGATCTCGCGCGCGGCACGCCCGTCAACATGGGTGAGGCCGTCGGCGTCATCGCGGCGCAGTCGATCGGCGAGCCGGGCACGCAGCTCACCATGCGCACGTTCCACATGGGCGGCACGGCGCAGGTGGTCGATCAGTCGTTCTTGGAAGCCTCGTACGAAGGCAGCGTCCAGATCCGCAACCGCAACGTGGTTCGCGACTCGGAAGGCCGTCTTGTGGCCATGGGCCGCAACATGGCGATCTTGATCCTCGACCCGTCGGGCAAGGAGCGGGCCTCGCACCGCGTCACCTACGGTTCGCGAATCTTCGTGGACGATGGCGATCAAGTCCGTCGCGGCCAGCGCATCGCGGAATGGGACCCGTATACCCGCCCGGTTCTGACCGAAATGGACGGCGTGATCGAGTTCGAGGACCTGGTCGAAGGTCTGTCGGTTCTGGAGCAGGCGGACGAGTCCACCGGCATCACGAAGCGTCAGGTCATCGACTGGCGCGCCAACCCACGCGGTTCCGATCTGAAGCCGGCGATCGTCATCCGCAAGGAAGACGGCACCATCGCCAAGCTGCAGCGCGGTACCGATGCGCGTTACCTCCTGTCGGTGGACGCGATCCTCTCGGTCGAGCCGGGCGCCAAGGTTCGGGCCGGTGACGTTCTTTCGCGTATTCCGATGGAAAGCGCGAAGACCAAGGACATCACGGGCGGTCTGCCGCGCGTCGCCGAACTTTTCGAGGCGCGTCGTCCCAAGGACAACGCCATCATCGCGGAGATCGACGGCACGGTTCGCTTCGGACGCGACTACAAGAACAAGCGTCGCATCATCATCGAGCCGCACGAAGACGGCATCGAGCCGGTCGAGTACCTGATCCCGAAGGGCAAGCCCTTCCATCTTCAGGAAGGCGATGTCATCGAGAAGGGCGACCACATTCTCGACGGCAACCCGGCGCCGCACGACATCCTGGCCATTCGCGGCGTGGAGGCTCTGGCCTCCTACCTCGTGAACGAAATCCAGGAAGTCTATCGTCTGCAGGGCGTGCTCATCAACGACAAGCACATCGAGGTGATCGTTCGCCAGATGCTGCAGAAGGTCGAGATCGTGGAGTCCGGGGACTCCGGCTATATTCCGGGCGACAATGTCGACCGGATCGAGCTGGCCGAAGTCAACGAGCGGCTGGAAGAGGAAGGCAAAAAGCCTGCCTCCGGCAATCCGGTTCTGCTGGGCATCACCAAGGCCTCGCTGCAGACGCCGAGCTTCATCTCGGCGGCGTCCTTCCAGGAAACCACGCGCGTCCTCACGGAAGCAGCGGTCGCCGGCAAGATGGACACGCTGCAGGGCCTCAAGGAGAACGTCATCGTCGGCCGTCTTATCCCGGCCGGTACGGGCGGCATGATGACCCAGGTGCGTCGCATCGCTTCGTCGCGCGACGACCTGATCATCGACGACCGTCGCAAGGCCTCGACGTCTCCGAATGCCGAACGGCTTCTGACGAACCTGACCAACGCCGCCGAATAA
- the rpsL gene encoding 30S ribosomal protein S12, giving the protein MPTINQLIRKPRVRPSERNTVPALQANPQKRGVCTRVYTTTPKKPNSALRKVAKVRLVNGFEVIGYIPGEGHNLQEHSVVMIRGGRVKDLPGVRYHIIRGVLDTQGVKDRRQRRSKYGAKRPK; this is encoded by the coding sequence ATGCCGACCATCAACCAGCTGATCCGGAAGCCGCGCGTTCGCCCAAGCGAGCGCAACACGGTTCCGGCCCTCCAGGCCAATCCCCAGAAGCGCGGTGTTTGCACCCGTGTTTATACCACGACCCCGAAGAAGCCGAACTCGGCTCTTCGTAAGGTCGCCAAGGTGCGTCTGGTCAACGGCTTCGAGGTGATCGGCTACATCCCGGGCGAGGGCCACAACCTTCAGGAGCACTCCGTGGTCATGATCCGCGGCGGGCGCGTGAAGGATCTTCCGGGCGTGCGCTACCACATCATCCGCGGTGTGCTCGATACGCAGGGCGTCAAGGATCGTCGTCAGCGCCGTTCCAAGTACGGCGCGAAGCGTCCGAAGTAA
- the rpsG gene encoding 30S ribosomal protein S7, producing the protein MSRRHSAEKREINPDPKFGDLVVTKFMNAVMYDGKKSVAERIVYGAFDIMGEKTRQDAIGIFHQALENVAPHVEVRSRRVGGATYQVPVDVRPERRQALAIRWLINAARSRNETTMVDRLSGELLDAANNRGSAVKKREDTHRMAEANRAFSHYRW; encoded by the coding sequence ATGTCCCGTCGTCACTCTGCAGAAAAGCGCGAGATCAACCCGGATCCGAAGTTCGGTGATCTCGTCGTTACGAAGTTCATGAACGCCGTCATGTATGACGGCAAGAAGTCGGTGGCGGAGCGCATCGTCTACGGTGCCTTCGACATCATGGGCGAGAAGACCCGCCAGGATGCGATCGGCATCTTCCATCAGGCGCTCGAGAACGTCGCGCCGCATGTCGAAGTGCGCTCGCGCCGCGTCGGCGGCGCGACCTATCAGGTCCCGGTCGATGTTCGTCCCGAGCGCCGTCAGGCTCTGGCGATCCGTTGGCTGATCAATGCGGCCCGCAGCCGCAACGAGACCACGATGGTCGATCGTCTTTCGGGCGAGCTGCTCGACGCGGCGAACAACCGCGGCAGCGCCGTCAAGAAGCGCGAAGACACCCATCGCATGGCGGAAGCGAACCGCGCGTTCTCGCATTACCGCTGGTAA